A window of the Dehalococcoidia bacterium genome harbors these coding sequences:
- a CDS encoding YceI family protein, translating to MAGTIEQSRSPAWQLPREQVLPRALAAGLVAGGVIGVIGTLICVPLRRWAGVTDRAVINGYTIAGGSLALWLLGGLLYGALARRGGRAAAWLLSAALAIAILGTIVFAGPARDLANRLPSLAVPLTLLVVLGGAALFLAIVGLRAPWRIATPAAVVAALVVGFAVTVADREPKVHFTLTKLTVPPAATRAAPAQAAAPASAPGPADANAAAPVTPAATASTPGAATGTLHFVVNPQSQAAYTVHEKLTRLPAPSDAIGRTSAITGDLYLEKSSGLAPSRPSAFTVELSTLTSDTAQRDRFLKQSVLQVARFPNATFTITGIEGFPASYKEGDQVTISVTGTMNIHGVEKPLTWTGQAQEAGGKLEAVVSTDFQMQDFGIQPPSVPVVQSVDSHVHLDLHLFADQQGS from the coding sequence ATGGCGGGGACGATCGAACAATCGCGCAGTCCGGCCTGGCAACTGCCGCGGGAACAGGTGCTGCCGCGGGCGCTCGCCGCGGGGCTGGTGGCGGGCGGCGTGATCGGCGTCATCGGCACCCTGATCTGCGTGCCGCTGCGGCGCTGGGCCGGCGTCACCGACCGCGCCGTGATCAACGGCTACACGATCGCTGGCGGCTCTCTCGCGCTCTGGCTGCTGGGCGGACTCTTGTACGGGGCGCTGGCTCGCCGCGGCGGCCGCGCCGCCGCCTGGCTGCTCAGCGCCGCGCTTGCCATCGCTATACTTGGCACCATCGTCTTCGCCGGGCCGGCGCGCGACCTCGCCAACCGGCTGCCGTCGCTGGCCGTTCCGCTGACCCTGCTCGTGGTGTTGGGCGGCGCCGCGCTCTTCCTGGCGATCGTCGGACTGCGGGCGCCGTGGCGCATCGCGACGCCGGCGGCCGTGGTGGCCGCGCTCGTGGTGGGCTTCGCCGTCACCGTCGCCGACCGGGAGCCGAAGGTGCACTTCACCCTCACCAAGCTCACCGTGCCGCCCGCGGCCACGCGGGCCGCGCCGGCGCAAGCGGCCGCGCCCGCCTCCGCCCCGGGCCCGGCGGATGCCAACGCCGCAGCCCCGGTCACGCCCGCGGCAACCGCGTCAACGCCGGGAGCCGCGACTGGAACGCTGCATTTCGTCGTCAATCCCCAATCGCAGGCGGCCTACACCGTGCACGAGAAGCTGACGCGGCTGCCGGCGCCCAGCGACGCGATCGGCAGGACCAGCGCGATCACCGGCGATCTGTACCTGGAGAAGAGCAGCGGCCTCGCGCCGAGTCGGCCATCGGCGTTCACGGTCGAACTCTCAACGCTCACCAGCGACACGGCGCAGCGCGATCGCTTCCTCAAACAGAGCGTGCTGCAAGTCGCGCGCTTCCCCAACGCGACGTTCACGATCACCGGCATCGAGGGCTTTCCGGCGTCGTATAAAGAAGGCGATCAGGTCACCATCTCGGTCACGGGCACGATGAACATCCACGGCGTGGAGAAGCCGCTGACCTGGACGGGCCAGGCGCAGGAGGCCGGCGGTAAGCTCGAGGCCGTGGTCAGCACCGACTTCCAGATGCAGGACTTCGGCATCCAGCCGCCGAGCGTGCCCGTGGTGCAGTCGGTGGATTCGCACGTGCATCTCGATCTGCACCTCTTCGCGGACCAGCAAGGATCGTAG
- a CDS encoding argininosuccinate synthase, with amino-acid sequence MPKRAVLAFSGGLDTSAILTWMVKEQGWEVITFTANLGQRESDSLAVAAGKSRDIGAVAHEAVDLRKELLEEFFLPAMQAHAKLEGRYLLGTSLARYPTARAAMRLAKQYEATVLAHGSTGKGNDQVRFETTWLVLNADPAYHIEGMEIFAPWKDESFLARFGNGGRKIMRAYLEEMKVPVPSGGSDAPDPYSQDENLLHISSEGVVLEQPEESHVDKVIYTRLTDPRRAPDTPELARIWFARGVPVRLEVLDERGNTLQAPVEGDLVRVFTAADTLAGRHGIGLLDMVEHRYVGLKSRGVYEAPGHTLLEAAHADLEGIVQDGPVLDEKYAQAPRLARLIYTGGWFSQELRRYLASLAEDQQRVNGWSLVRLYKGAVLPVARWSAASLYDPGLVSFNDMTGAGFDPRKARGFIDVQALHMWAAERARHVGEGTGR; translated from the coding sequence ATGCCCAAGCGCGCGGTGCTGGCGTTCAGCGGCGGGCTCGACACGAGCGCGATTCTCACCTGGATGGTCAAAGAGCAGGGCTGGGAGGTCATCACCTTCACGGCCAACCTCGGCCAGCGCGAGTCCGACAGCCTCGCCGTGGCGGCGGGGAAATCGCGTGACATCGGCGCCGTGGCGCATGAGGCAGTCGACCTGCGCAAGGAGCTGCTCGAGGAGTTCTTCCTGCCGGCGATGCAGGCGCACGCCAAGCTGGAGGGGCGCTACCTGCTCGGCACCTCGCTCGCGCGCTACCCGACCGCCCGCGCCGCCATGCGCCTGGCGAAGCAGTACGAGGCCACCGTGCTCGCGCATGGCTCAACGGGCAAAGGCAACGACCAGGTGCGCTTCGAGACCACCTGGCTCGTGCTCAACGCCGACCCTGCGTACCACATCGAAGGCATGGAGATCTTCGCGCCGTGGAAGGACGAGTCGTTCCTCGCTCGCTTCGGCAACGGCGGCCGCAAGATCATGCGCGCCTACCTTGAGGAGATGAAGGTTCCCGTGCCCTCAGGCGGCTCCGACGCCCCCGACCCCTACAGCCAGGACGAAAACCTGCTGCACATCTCCTCCGAGGGCGTGGTACTGGAGCAGCCCGAAGAGTCGCACGTCGACAAGGTCATCTACACGCGGCTCACCGACCCGCGCCGCGCGCCGGACACACCGGAACTCGCCAGGATCTGGTTCGCGCGCGGCGTGCCGGTGCGCCTGGAGGTGCTGGACGAGCGCGGCAACACCCTCCAAGCGCCGGTCGAAGGCGATTTGGTGCGCGTCTTCACCGCCGCGGACACGCTCGCGGGGCGGCACGGCATCGGCCTGCTGGATATGGTGGAGCACCGCTACGTCGGGCTGAAGTCGCGCGGCGTCTACGAGGCGCCAGGGCACACGCTGCTGGAAGCGGCGCACGCCGACCTGGAAGGGATCGTGCAGGACGGCCCCGTGCTGGACGAGAAGTACGCGCAGGCGCCGCGGCTGGCACGGCTGATCTACACCGGCGGCTGGTTTTCACAGGAGCTGCGCCGCTACCTGGCGTCGCTGGCTGAAGACCAGCAGCGTGTGAACGGCTGGTCGCTGGTGCGGCTGTACAAGGGCGCGGTGCTGCCCGTGGCGCGCTGGAGCGCGGCCTCGCTGTACGACCCCGGCCTCGTCTCCTTCAACGACATGACCGGCGCCGGCTTCGACCCGCGCAAAGCGCGCGGCTTCATCGACGTGCAGGCGCTGCACATGTGGGCCGCCGAACGGGCCCGGCACGTGGGCGAGGGAACAGGGCGGTAA
- a CDS encoding ester cyclase — protein sequence MDVEANKALVRRYFDEIVSHGILEAVDELFHPEFHSHGAPPDAPRGTERVKTVWRNWRAAFPDWTAAVEFQVAESDLVATRITAQGKQTGELRHPRFGVIPATGRYATVTATVTFRLRDGKLYENWESGDFLGFFQQLGVVQLVAQPLSTS from the coding sequence GTGGACGTTGAGGCGAACAAGGCGCTGGTGCGTCGCTACTTCGACGAGATTGTGAGCCACGGGATCCTTGAAGCCGTGGACGAGCTGTTCCACCCTGAGTTTCATTCCCATGGGGCGCCGCCCGACGCCCCGCGCGGGACTGAGCGAGTCAAGACCGTGTGGCGGAACTGGCGCGCCGCGTTCCCCGACTGGACCGCTGCCGTGGAGTTTCAGGTCGCCGAGAGCGATCTGGTAGCGACGCGGATCACCGCTCAAGGGAAACAGACGGGCGAGCTTCGTCACCCACGCTTTGGTGTTATCCCCGCGACCGGCCGGTATGCCACGGTCACGGCGACGGTCACGTTTCGCCTTCGCGACGGCAAGCTGTACGAGAACTGGGAGAGCGGCGACTTCCTCGGCTTCTTCCAGCAGCTCGGCGTGGTGCAACTCGTGGCGCAGCCGCTGTCCACTTCGTAA
- a CDS encoding GNAT family N-acetyltransferase: MSEPPIRIRFAAEADLPLLVRLIRGLAEYERMLDECEANEAALREHLFGPRPYAEALIAEAGGEPAGFALFFHNYSTFRARPGIWLEDIFVLPEQRGHGLGKALFVELARVAAARGCARLEWSVLNWNEPSIGFYKRLGAQFQDEWTTCRLDGAELAALAGQ; the protein is encoded by the coding sequence GTGAGCGAGCCGCCGATCCGCATCCGCTTTGCTGCCGAGGCTGACCTGCCGTTGTTGGTGCGCCTGATCCGCGGCCTGGCCGAGTACGAGCGCATGCTGGACGAGTGCGAGGCGAACGAGGCAGCGTTGCGCGAGCACCTCTTCGGCCCGCGCCCGTACGCCGAAGCGTTGATCGCGGAGGCAGGCGGCGAGCCGGCGGGCTTCGCCCTGTTCTTCCACAACTACTCGACCTTCCGCGCCCGGCCCGGCATCTGGCTGGAAGACATCTTCGTGCTGCCGGAGCAGCGCGGCCACGGCCTGGGCAAGGCGCTGTTCGTGGAGCTGGCGCGGGTGGCCGCGGCGCGCGGCTGCGCCCGGCTCGAATGGTCGGTGCTCAACTGGAACGAGCCTTCGATCGGCTTCTACAAGCGTCTCGGCGCGCAGTTCCAGGACGAGTGGACCACCTGCCGCCTCGACGGCGCCGAGCTGGCGGCGCTCGCCGGGCAGTAG